A region of the Geomonas subterranea genome:
ACCACGGTGCGCCGCATCTACAGCATGGAACTGGTGCAGGAGGGGCGCCTGCTGCACCTGGACATCAACGGCAGCGGTTTCCTGAAGAACATGGTGCGCATCATCACCGGGACGCTCATCGAAGTGGGGCAGGGCAGGATGAGCTTGGCCGACGTAGCGCGCCTGCTCAAGGGGGGCGACAGGCAGAACGCCGGAATGACAGTCCCGCCCCAGGGGCTCTGCCTTATGCAGGTTTTCTACCCGGGGCAGAGCGGGGAATGATGCCACTTTAATAGAGCGTTAATTCTCTCCCCGGTTTTTTGTCTTGACATGGACGGACTAATCGATTAAATTCTCAATCTTCTGTAAGTTAATGTGCTAATTCCAGATAGCTGTGAGGTTTCAATGAAGACGCAAGTTGCCAAAAAAGAAGAAGTTACCAGGGATTGGTACCTGGTTGATGTGGATAGCAAGGTGCTCGGCCGTGTCGCGACTGAAATCGCCAACGTGCTGCGCGGCAAGAACAAGCCGACCTTCACCCCGAGCGTTGACACCGGCGACTTCGTCATTGTCGTGAACGCGGAGAAGATTGCCCTGACCGGCAATAAGTTTGCTAACAAGACCTACTACAGCCACTCTTCGTTCCCGGGCGGGCTGAAAGAGATCACCGCCGCCAAGCTCATCGACAAGAAGCCGGAAGAGCTGATCAAGAAAGCTGTCAAAGGCATGCTGCCCAAAAACAAGCTTGCCCGCCACATGCTGAAGAAGCTGAAGATCTACAGCGGCGGTGCTCACCCGCACGCGGCTCAGAATCCGAAGAATCTGAACATTTAATTCGTTCATCAGGAGATAGAAAATGGCAGTCAGCTTTTACGCAACTGGGAAAAGGAAGTCGTCCATCGCCAGGGTTTGGATCAAGCCGGGCAACGGCGAGATCATTGTAAATACCAAGACTCTTGACAGCTACTTCGGCCGCGAGACCTCCAAGATGGTGGTCATGCAGCCCCTCGAGTTGACCGAGAATGTCGGCAAGTTCGACATCTTCTGCACCGTCAAGGGCGGTGGCGACTCCGGCCAGGCCGGCGCCATCAAGCATGGCATCACCAAGGCCCTCATCGAGGCCGATGCCGACCTGCGCGGTACCCTGAAGAAAGCCGGGTTCATCACCCGCGACTCGCGCATCAAGGAAAGAAAGAAGTACGGCAAGAAGGCGGCACGCGCCAGCTTCCAGTTCTCCAAGCGTTAATCCGCTGCCGGGGACGATTGCTGTCTGTATTGCAAAGGGGGAATCCGTCAGGGTTCCTCCTTTTGCTGTTTCAAAAACCCTTAAACTAAAACCGTTGGCCACGGAGAAAATCTGAGGACATCTGAGAAAACCAAAAACAAAAAGGTTTTGCTTCTCTCAGATTTCCTCCGACGTTCTCCGCGGCTACCGGTTTTGAGGTTTAGGGTGTCAAGTCCGTAGGAGCTGTGCTAACATCAAGCTCCTATTCTTTCAGATGTAAGTAGAGGAGGACCTTCATGATCAAGGTTGCCATCGTCGGTGCCAGCGGCTATACCGGCGTCGAACTTATCCGTATCCTGCATGCCCACCCCGAGGTCGCCGTCACCTGCGTCACCTCCGAGCAGAGCGCCGGGCGCCCGGTGAGCGACGTGTTCCCCACCCTGCGCGGCAGGTGTGATCTCGTCCTGGAGAATCTGGAGCCGGTCGGGATCGCCGGGCAGGTGGACATGGTCTTCACCGCGCTGCCGCACAAGGCGGCCATGGCGGTGGTGCCGACGTTCCTGAAGATGGGCAAGGACGTGGTCGATCTCTCCGCCGACTACCGGCTGCACGATGCGGACGTGTACGGAAGGTGGTACGAAAAGCACCTGACCCCGGAGCTGCTGTCCCAGGCGGTCTACGGTCTTCCCGAGCTGCGCCGCGACAAGATCCGCGAGGCGAGCCTGGTCGCCAATCCCGGCTGCTACCCCACCAGCGTCATCCTCGGTCTGGCCCCGCTGTTGAAGGGGAAGGTGATCGACCCGAAGAGCATCATCGTCGATGCGAAGTCCGGGACCTCCGGCGCCGGGCGTAGCGCCAAGGTGGATAACCTCTTCTGCGAGGTGAACGAGGGGTTCAAGGCTTACGGCGTGGGGGGCGTGCATCGCCACATCCCCGAGATCGAGCAGGAACTCTCGCTTCTGGCCGGCAATCCGCTCACGATCTCGTTTACTCCGCACCTGGTTCCGATGGACCGCGGCATCCTGTCCACCATCTACAGTGTCCCGACCGGAAAGGTGAGCGCGGCGGAACTGATCACCCTGTACCAGGCCTTCTATGAGGGCGAGCCGTTCGTCAGGGTGCTTCCAGAGGGAGTGCTCCCCTCCACGGCGCACGTCAGGGGTTCCAACTTCTGCGACATCGGCGTTGTGGTGGACGACCGTACCGGCAGGATCATCGTGGTTTCCGCCATCGACAACCTGGTGAAAGGTGCCTCCGGGCAGGCGGTTCAGAACATGAACCTCATGTGTGGGCTTCCCGAAACCCTCGGCCTCGATTTCGTGGGGATCTTCCCGTAAAGTCAAAACCATTGGCCACGGAGAAAATCTGAGGACATCTGAGAAAATAAAAAACAGATAAGTTTTGCTTCTCTCAGATTCTCTCCGAAGTTCTCCGTGGCTGACGGTTTTAAGGTTCATATGAAACAGGCACGACCCAAGCAGTCTCCTTCCCGGTTCCTCCCCATCACCCTCTCCGAAGCAAAGGCTCGCGGCTGGAACGAACTCGACGTCATCTTCGTCTCCGGCGACGCCTACGTGGATCATCCATCTTTCGGAATCCCGCTGCTCGCGCGGCTCCTGGAATCGAAGGGGCTCCGGGTCGGCATCATCCCTCAGCCCGACTGGCGCAGCAAAGAGCCTTTCATGGCGCTCGGGCGCCCGCGCATGTTCTTCGCGGTAGCCGCCGGCGCCATGGATTCGATGGTTGCGCACTACACGCCGGCGCGGAAACTGCGCCGCGACGACGCGTACACTCCCGGCAACCGCCACGGTGCGCGCCCCAACCGCGCGACCATCATCTACACCTCCCGCCTCAAGGAAGCCTACCGTGACGTCCCGGTGGTGATCGGCGGCATCGAGGCGAGCCTCAGGCGCTTCGCCCACTACGACTTCTGGGAAGACAAGGTGCGCCGCTCCGCGCTCATCGATGCCAAGGCCGACCTGCTCATCTACGGCATGGGCGAGAGCCCCCTTCTCGAGCTGGTTCAGAGGCTGCAAAAGGGGGAGCCGTTCTCCTCCATACGCGACATTCGTGGCACGGCCTACCCCACGTCGGCCGCGCCGGAAACGGGCCCCGACTTGGTGGAGCTTCCGAGCTACGAGGAGGTGGCCGCCGACAAAGCCGCCTATGCCCGGTCGTTCCGCCTGCTGTCGGGGGAACAGAACCCCGGTTGCGCCAGGACTGTGGTCCAGCGCCACGCCCAGCGTTACCTGGTCTGCAATCCTCCGGCGTTACCGCTTTCCGGGCAGGCGCTGGACGCGCTCTACGCGCTCCCCTTCGTGAAAGCCCCGCACCCGGGCTACAAGGAAACGATCCCGGCTTACGAGCAGATCCGCAACTCGATTACCACGCACCGCGGTTGTTTCGGCGGCTGCGCCTTCTGCGCCATCACTCATCACCAGGGAAAGACGATCCAGTCCCGCAGTGAGCAGAGCGTGTTGCAGGAGTTGGAGCGGTTGGCGGCTCTTCCCTGGTTCCGCGGCAGCGTGAGCGACCTGGGCGGGCCGACCGCCAACATGTTCGGCCTATCCTGCGGCAACCCCGAGGCAGGCGCCAAGTGCCGCCGCGACAGCTGCCTGTTCCCGAAGATATGTAAGAACCTCGTCACCGACGACGCCGGCAGTTCCAGGCTCCTCGCCAAGGCCCGCCGCATCTCCGGCGTGAAGCACGTCGCCGTTTCGTCGGGGGTGCGCTACGACCTGATGGAGCGTCAGCCCCGGTACCTGCGCGAGTTGGTCTCGCACCACGTGAGCGGCCTCTTGAAGGTAGCGCCGGAGCATCTTGCCGATCGCGTCACGTCGGTGATGCGCAAGCCGGGGCACGACTGCTTCGACCGTTTCCGGGATTCATTCCAGAAGGAGAGCGCCAAGGCGGGGAAGAGGCAGTACATCGTGCCGTACTTCATCTCCGGGCATCCCGGCTGCACGCTGTCGGACATGGTGGATCTCGCCCTGATGCTGAAGCGGTGGGGGATGCGGGTGGAGCAGGTGCAGGATTTCACTCCTACCCCGGGGACGCTCTCTACCTGCATCTATCACACGGGTGTGGATCCCTTTACCGGGGAGAAGGTCTACGTGGCGCGGACGGACCGGGAAAAGGGGCTGCAGAAGTCGCTGCTTTTGTACCACGTGCCTGAGGAAAGGAAGAACTGCCTGGCGGCGCTTAAGGAGTGTGGCCGGGAGGATGCCGCGGTTGAATTGTTCGGGCCGAACAACAGGAGGTAGCCATGCATTATCTGTTGCTGTATGAAGTCGCTCCGGATTACCTGGAGCGCAGGGGCGAGTTTCGCGCGGAACACCTGGCCCTGGCCTGGGAGTCGGCGCAGCGTGGAGAGTTGATTCTTGGTGGTGCGCTCACCGATCCGGCCGACGGCGCGGTCCTCCTCTTCACGGCCGACACCCCCGAAGTGCCGGCTGCTTTCGCCAAGGCCGACCCGTACGTCCTGAACGGTTTGGTGGCGAAGTGGACAGTGCGCGGGTGGCATACCGTGGTCGGCGAGCTGGCCCACGCACCGGTTCACCCCTAGCTTTCCCCTAGAGAGGTCGCGGCAGGAAAGGTCCGGCAGGGGCCGCAGCAAGCGCGGCGCCGCGCTGCTCCGCGACGCCAGCTGACCTCATCTGCAATTCCGCTGTTTCGAGAGCCTCCGCCAGCGCCGGTTCCCCTTTGGAGAGCTCGAAGCTGCTTCCTTGGCGCACCAGGTAATCCCTGCCGTCCCCCTTCGTGAGCCAGATGGTCCCGGTGAGGCAGCGCAAGGTGAGGCCGTAGGCCCCTCCGGCGAGGTTCAACAGTTCCCCTTTTCCTAGCAAACACTCCATGGCGTCCTCCCTTTGTTTTAGCTGTGTCCACTATAGCCGTGCTTCATCTATGAGTACAGACACAGGAAAAGCGATTTCATGCCATGACAGTCGCGGGAAACTGTCACTGTATCCGCCGGAAAGGAGGTTGACTGTACCCTCGTTTCCCCGTCTTGTCGTGGGGTGCGTTCACCTCTTTGGATTGGGCCGAACCTTTCTCACTCAAAGGGGCCGATGGTCCCAGATTGAAGAGATATCGAGTCGTGTCCGAGTGCGCCACCGGGGGGGATAAAAGATGGATGGCAACGATAACATTGAAGAAAGCGGTTGCATCGGGGAAAAAGTGCTGGTATAGTCTCGCCTTCTTGCCCGCCCCGGTGGCTGGCAGGGGGAAAAGGTTTCGGCTGTATACGACATGCGGCGGAAAATAATTCGCACCGCGAGAAAAAAGATGTTGACAGTGAGACTCTTTTGCTTTAGAACAGGGATTCGCTTCGCAACACAAGGCGGGAAGCGAAAAGGGTAGCGGATGGTAGCGAATCAGCTGGCGTAGCTCAACTGGTAGAGCAGCTGACTTGTAATCAGCAGGTTGCGGGTTCGAGTCCCATCGTCAGCTCCAGATTGAAAAGTAAATAGCCTCACTTCTGTCTGGAGGGATTCCCGAGCGGCCAAAGGGAACAGACTGTAAATCTGTCGTCATCGACTTCGGAGGTTCGAATCCTCCTCCCTCCACCATACAAACTGCAGATGAGACGAGCATCTGCTCAAATCAGGAGACCTTAGGGTCGCTGGTACTGGTTGAGTGGAGAGCAAGTCGAGTCAAAAAACTTCAGAGCAGGGAATTGGCGGGAATAGCTCAGTTGGCTAGAGCATCAGCCTTCCAAGCTGAGGGTCGCGGGTTCGAGTCCCGTTTCCCGCTCCAAAAACAGAATATGCCCACATAGCTCAGTAGGTAGAGCACTTCCTTGGTAAGGAAGAGGTCACCGGTTCGAATCCGGTTGTGGGCTCCATCCCCTTCTAGAAAAAAGCATTCACATAACAGCTGTAGTAGATACATCAGGGAGGATTCCTCATGGCTAAAGCTAAATTCGAAAGAACTAAACCGCATGTGAACATAGGGACCATCGGTCACGTCGACCACGGCAAGACCACCCTGACCGCAGCTATCACCAAGGTGCTCGCCGGCAAAGGCCAGGCCGAGTTCAAGGCGTTCGACCAGATCGACAACGCTCCGGAAGAGCGTGAGCGCGGCATCACCATCGCCACCGCACACGTCGAGTACGAGACCGACAAGCGTCACTACGCTCATGTCGACTGCCCGGGCCACGCCGACTACGTCAAGAACATGATCACCGGTGCTGCGCAGATGGACGGCGCGATCCTGGTTGTTTCCGCAGCTGACGGCCCGATGCCGCAGACCCGCGAGCACATCCTGCTCGCACGTCAGGTCGGCGTCCCCTACATCGTCGTGTTCCTGAACAAGGCCGACATGGTGGACGACGAGGAGCTCCTCGAGCTGGTCGAGCTGGAAGTTCGCGAACTCCTCTCCTCCTACGACTTCCCGGGCGACGATATCCCGATCATCAAGGGTTCCGCTCTGAAAGGCCTCGAGGGTGACCAGGGCGAGCTGGGCGAGCAGGCCATCATGAAACTGATGGACGCCGTCGACGCCTACATCCCGGAGCCGCAGCGTGCCATCGACAAGCCGTTCCTCATGCCGGTCGAGGACGTGTTCTCCATCTCCGGTCGCGGTACCGTCGCCACCGGTCGTGTCGAGCGCGGCATCGTCAAGGTCGGCGAAGAGGTCGAGATCGTCGGCATCAAGGCAACCACCAAGACCACCGTCACCGGCGTCGAGATGTTCCGTAAGCTCCTCGACGAGGGTCGCGCTGGCGACAACATCGGCGCCCTGCTGCGCGGTGTGAAGCGTGAGGAGATCGAGCGTGGCCAGGTTCTCGCCAAGCCGGGCTCCATCACCCCGCACACCAAGTTCAAGGCAGAAGCCTACATCCTGTCCAAGGAAGAGGGCGGCCGTCACACCCCGTTCTTCAACGGCTACCGTCCGCAGTTCTACTTCAGGACCACCGATGTTACCGGCGTGGTTGACCTCGAGGCCGGTGTCGAGATGGTTATGCCGGGCGACAACGTCTCGGTAACCGTCAACCTGATCACCCCGATCGCAATGGACGAAGGTCTGCGCTTCGCTATCCGCGAAGGCGGCCGTACCGTCGGTGCAGGCGTCGTTGCCTCCATCATCGAGTAAGACTGACGGTTTCTTTGAGTTCCGGAAGGATCGGGACGCGAAAATAGTTTGAAAAGGACGAAAGAAAATGCCTAGAGACATCATCACCCTTGGGTGCACCGAGTGCAAACAGCGTAACTATACCACCACGAAGAACAAGAAGAATACGCCCCAGAAGCTGGAGTTCAACAAGTACTGCCGCTTCTGCCAGAAGCACACGCCGCACAAGGAAACCAAATAGTTCGATTTGGGGTTCCCGGAACTGTCCGGGAACCCCCGCCGCAGGCCAGTAGCTCTAACGGCTAGAGCACCGGTCTCCAAAACCGGGTGTTGGGGGTTCGAATCCCTCCTGGCCTGCCATTTTTTTTTATCTTCACGAAGTGAGGAGTGACAAGTGCTCGCGAAAGCCAAGACTTTTTTTGAGGATGTACAGGCGGAGCTCGCCAAGGTGACTTGGCCGACTCGCAAAGAGACCTTCTCTACTGCTCAGGTAGTTGTCGTCATCATCGTGATCATCTCACTTTACCTTGGCGTCTGCGACGTGGTCCTTACTAAGCTCATCAAGTCGATTATCCGCTAGAGGACTCATCAAATGGCACACAAATGGTACGGCGTACATACCTACTCCGGCTTTGAGAACAAGGTGCGGCTCTCGCTTGCAGAGCGCATCAAGAATCTCGAGATGGAGGAGTTCTTCGGCGAGATCCTGATCCCGTGCGAAACCGTCGTCGAACTTAAGAAGGGGGAGAAGAAGACTTCTTCCAGGAAGTTCTTCCCCGGATACATCCTGGTGAACATGGAACTGAACGACGACACCTGGCACGTGGTCAAGGAGACCGCGAAAGTGACCGGGTTCGTCGGTGGCAATAATCCCTTCCCGATCCCGGACGACGAAGTCAACAAGATCACCAAGAGGATGGAAGAGGGTGCCGAAAAGCCCCGTCCCAAGGTCCTCTTCGAAGTGGGCGAGACGGTCAGGGTCATCGACGGTCCCTTCCTCAACTTCTCGGGTGTGGTCGAGGACGTCAAGCCGGACAAGGGGAAACTCAAGGTCATGGTAAGCATCTTCGGGCGCGCGACCCCGGTCGAGCTCGAATTCATGCAGGTAGAAAAGCAGTAGGGACAACCTCCTGTTACCGATAGAAGCTTCAGGCAGTTCGAAGGAATGAAAAAGGAGTAGGAAAATGGCGAAAAAGATCACCGGTTACATAAAGCTGCAGGTACCCGCAGGGAAGGCAAACCCGTCTCCTCCGATCGGTCCCGCACTCGGTCAGCACGGCGTCAACATCATGGAGTTCTGCAAGGCCTTCAACGCGAAGACCCAGGCGGACGAAGGGACCATCACCCCGGTCGTGATCACTGTCTACGCCGACAGGTCCTTCACCTTCATCACCAAGACTCCGCCGGCTCCGGTTCTCATCAAGAAAGCTCTCGGTCTGCAGAGCGGTTCCGCTACCCCCAACAAGACCAAGGTTGGCAAGCTGACCAAGGAGCAGGTGCGCGAGATCGCAACGAAGAAGATGCCCGACCTCAATGCCGCGAGCCTTGAGGCTGCCATGAAGACCATCGAAGGTACCGCGCGCAGCATGGGCGTTGAAATAGCTTAAGTTAAAGAGAGGGTTATCAGAAATGTCTATGTCAAAGAAGCTTAAAGAGGCTCGCGCCAAGGTCGACAGGACCAAAACCTATCCCCTGACCGACGGCCTTGAGCTCGTCAAGGGCGCGGCTTATGCGAAGTTCGACGAGACTGTCGACCTGGTGGTGAAGCTGGGCGTCGACCCGCGTCACGCCGACCAGATGGTCCGCGGCGCCGTCGTGCTCCCGAACGGCCTGGGCAAGGACGTGCGCGTCCTGGTCTTCGCCAAGGGCGAGAAGGAGAAGGAGGCCCGCGAGGCCGGTGCCGATTTCGTCGGTGCCGACGACCTGGTCGCCAAGATCCAGGAAGGGTGGTTCGAGTTCGACACCGCCATCGCCACACCGGACATGATGGGCGTGGTCGGTAAGATCGGTAAGCTCCTCGGGCCCCGCGGCCTGATGCCGAACCCGAAAGTCGGCACCGTGACCTTCGACCTGGCCCGCGCCATCAAGGAGTCCAAGTCCGGCAAGGTCGAGTTCCGTGTCGAGAAGGCCGGCATCGTGCACGCGCCGGTCGGCAAGGTCTCCTTCAGCGCCGAGACCCTGAGGCAGAACGTGGTCGCCCTGGTGGAAGCCCTCCAGAAGGCGAAGCCGGCTGCAGCAAAGGGCACCTACATGAAGAAGGTTGCCGTGTCCTCCACCATGGGCCCGGGCGTCACCATCGATCTCGCTGACATCAGCGCGATCTTGAAATAAAGAGCAGCAAAAAGCAGTAAAGCCAAAGTCAAAGACAGTGGGTGTGCCAGTAGCATCGTCGGCGCTTAAACGCCTCCGGGCGGCCAACCGAGACTTGCAGATGTTGCGCGAAAATGCATGTTCCGCAACTTCCTGACTTTGGCGGGGTTCCGTACCCGTATACCAAAAGAAAGGAGGAAGGCGCTTGAATAAGGAAAACAAGCAAGAACTTGTTGCCGAAATGCACGACAAGCTCCTCAAGGCCCAGGCGGTATTTCTCGCGGATTTCCGCGGGATGAACGTCGGCCAGGCGACCGAGCTCAGAAACGAGCTCAGGAAAGCCAACGCGGAGTACAAGGTCGTCAAGAACACCCTGCTTGAGATCGCTTCCAAAGGGACCGACAAGGAAGGTCTGTCGCAGTACTACGCAGGCCCCACCGCCATCGCCCTTTGCTACGACGATCCCGTCGCGGCGGCCAAGGTGCTGTCCCGCTTCAACAAGGAAAACACCAACCCGTTTACCTTGAAAGCTGGCGTGCTCACCGGCAAGACCATCAACGTGGCTGAGATCCAGGCTCTGGCAGACCTGCCGAGCCGCGAAGTGCTTATCGCCAAGATGCTGGGCAGCATGCAGGCACCGGCAAGCAACTTCGTACGCGTTCTCGCGGCTGTCCCGGGCGGTTTCGTACGCGCGCTGGAACAGATCAGGATCCAGAAGGCTGCCTAGTCGTAGTCGCCGACAATTTTCGCTTTAAACATCTAACAATATTCTCTGGAGGAATAAGAAATGGCTATCACCAAAGAAGAAGTAATCAGCTTCATCGAAAACATGTCCGTCCTCGAACTTGCCGGCCTCGTGAAAGAGCTCGAAGAGAAGTTCGGCGTTTCCGCAGCAGCTCCGGTTGCTGTGGCTGCTGCTGGCCCGGCTGCTGGCCCGGCTGAAGCTGCTGAAGAGAAGACCGAGTTCGACGTCATCCTGAAGTCCGCTGGCGCCAACAAGATCGGCGTCATCAAGGTCGTCCGCGGCCTGACCTCCCTGGGCCTCAAAGAAGCCAAGGACCTGGTCGACGGCGCTCCGCAGCCGGTCAAGACTGGCATCTCCAAAGAAGAAGCTGCCGACGCACAGAAGCAGCTGGTCGAGGCAGGCGCAGAAGTGGAAGTTAAGTAAGCTGTTCTGCACCGATCTTTACCAAAGCCAAGGTCGCTTTTTGCGGCCTTGGCTGTTCTATTTTAGTTTGAGGCCGCTTCACCCCGCAGCCACGTCCGACCAGAACAGCAGGAAATTCAAGGGGGTGGAGGTCTTCCAAGGCGTTCACCACAAGGAGAAGATATGGCTTATTCAATCGCGAATAACCCCCTGTTGCGCAAGAACTTCGCCAAGATCCACAAGATCATCGACATACCGAACCTCATCGACATCCAGAAAAATTCCTACAAGAGATTCCTCCAGCTCGACACTCCCGTAGACGCACGCAAGAACTCCGGCCTGGAAGCCGTGTTCAGAAGCGTGTTCCCGATCAGGGACTTCAGCGACACCGCTTCGCTTGAGTACGTTTCGTATTCGCTGGGCGCGCCGAAGTACGACGTGGAGGAGTGCCACCAGAGGGGGATGACCTTTGCCGCGCCAATGAAGGTGAAGGTCCGGCTGGTAGTGTGGGATGTGGCGAAGGACCCCGGTACCAGATCGATCCGCGACATCAAGGAGCAGGAGGTTTATTTCGGCGAAATCCCGCTGATGACCGACAACGGGACCTTTATCATAAACGGCACCGAGCGCGTTATCGTGAGCCAGCTGCACCGCTCCCCGGGCGTGTTCTACGACCACGACAAGGGCAAGACCCACTCCAGTGGCAAGGTGCTCTACTCGGCCCGCGTGATCCCGTACCGCGGTTCGTGGCTTGACTTTGAATTTGACCATAAAGACATCCTTTATGTTCGCATAGACAGGCGTCGCAAGATGCCGGCCACAGTCCTTCTGAAGGCCCTTGGCTACTCCAATGACGCGCTGATCAACTACTTCTACAAGTCCGAGGAAGTGAAGGTCGGCGAGAACGGCGCCATGACCAAACTCGTGGATGCCGAGCTCCTCTCCAACCAGAAGGCGACCGCGGACATCGTGGACCCGGGCACCCAGGAGGTCATCCTCAAGGCGAACCGCAAGTTCACGAAGGCCGCCCTGCGCAAGATGGCGGAGCATGGCATCAAG
Encoded here:
- the rplM gene encoding 50S ribosomal protein L13; the protein is MKTQVAKKEEVTRDWYLVDVDSKVLGRVATEIANVLRGKNKPTFTPSVDTGDFVIVVNAEKIALTGNKFANKTYYSHSSFPGGLKEITAAKLIDKKPEELIKKAVKGMLPKNKLARHMLKKLKIYSGGAHPHAAQNPKNLNI
- the rpsI gene encoding 30S ribosomal protein S9 — protein: MAVSFYATGKRKSSIARVWIKPGNGEIIVNTKTLDSYFGRETSKMVVMQPLELTENVGKFDIFCTVKGGGDSGQAGAIKHGITKALIEADADLRGTLKKAGFITRDSRIKERKKYGKKAARASFQFSKR
- the argC gene encoding N-acetyl-gamma-glutamyl-phosphate reductase, with translation MIKVAIVGASGYTGVELIRILHAHPEVAVTCVTSEQSAGRPVSDVFPTLRGRCDLVLENLEPVGIAGQVDMVFTALPHKAAMAVVPTFLKMGKDVVDLSADYRLHDADVYGRWYEKHLTPELLSQAVYGLPELRRDKIREASLVANPGCYPTSVILGLAPLLKGKVIDPKSIIVDAKSGTSGAGRSAKVDNLFCEVNEGFKAYGVGGVHRHIPEIEQELSLLAGNPLTISFTPHLVPMDRGILSTIYSVPTGKVSAAELITLYQAFYEGEPFVRVLPEGVLPSTAHVRGSNFCDIGVVVDDRTGRIIVVSAIDNLVKGASGQAVQNMNLMCGLPETLGLDFVGIFP
- a CDS encoding YgiQ family radical SAM protein: MKQARPKQSPSRFLPITLSEAKARGWNELDVIFVSGDAYVDHPSFGIPLLARLLESKGLRVGIIPQPDWRSKEPFMALGRPRMFFAVAAGAMDSMVAHYTPARKLRRDDAYTPGNRHGARPNRATIIYTSRLKEAYRDVPVVIGGIEASLRRFAHYDFWEDKVRRSALIDAKADLLIYGMGESPLLELVQRLQKGEPFSSIRDIRGTAYPTSAAPETGPDLVELPSYEEVAADKAAYARSFRLLSGEQNPGCARTVVQRHAQRYLVCNPPALPLSGQALDALYALPFVKAPHPGYKETIPAYEQIRNSITTHRGCFGGCAFCAITHHQGKTIQSRSEQSVLQELERLAALPWFRGSVSDLGGPTANMFGLSCGNPEAGAKCRRDSCLFPKICKNLVTDDAGSSRLLAKARRISGVKHVAVSSGVRYDLMERQPRYLRELVSHHVSGLLKVAPEHLADRVTSVMRKPGHDCFDRFRDSFQKESAKAGKRQYIVPYFISGHPGCTLSDMVDLALMLKRWGMRVEQVQDFTPTPGTLSTCIYHTGVDPFTGEKVYVARTDREKGLQKSLLLYHVPEERKNCLAALKECGREDAAVELFGPNNRR
- a CDS encoding YciI-like protein, with protein sequence MHYLLLYEVAPDYLERRGEFRAEHLALAWESAQRGELILGGALTDPADGAVLLFTADTPEVPAAFAKADPYVLNGLVAKWTVRGWHTVVGELAHAPVHP
- a CDS encoding DUF2917 domain-containing protein, translated to MECLLGKGELLNLAGGAYGLTLRCLTGTIWLTKGDGRDYLVRQGSSFELSKGEPALAEALETAELQMRSAGVAEQRGAALAAAPAGPFLPRPL
- the tuf gene encoding elongation factor Tu, producing the protein MAKAKFERTKPHVNIGTIGHVDHGKTTLTAAITKVLAGKGQAEFKAFDQIDNAPEERERGITIATAHVEYETDKRHYAHVDCPGHADYVKNMITGAAQMDGAILVVSAADGPMPQTREHILLARQVGVPYIVVFLNKADMVDDEELLELVELEVRELLSSYDFPGDDIPIIKGSALKGLEGDQGELGEQAIMKLMDAVDAYIPEPQRAIDKPFLMPVEDVFSISGRGTVATGRVERGIVKVGEEVEIVGIKATTKTTVTGVEMFRKLLDEGRAGDNIGALLRGVKREEIERGQVLAKPGSITPHTKFKAEAYILSKEEGGRHTPFFNGYRPQFYFRTTDVTGVVDLEAGVEMVMPGDNVSVTVNLITPIAMDEGLRFAIREGGRTVGAGVVASIIE
- the rpmG gene encoding 50S ribosomal protein L33 — its product is MPRDIITLGCTECKQRNYTTTKNKKNTPQKLEFNKYCRFCQKHTPHKETK
- the secE gene encoding preprotein translocase subunit SecE — encoded protein: MLAKAKTFFEDVQAELAKVTWPTRKETFSTAQVVVVIIVIISLYLGVCDVVLTKLIKSIIR
- the nusG gene encoding transcription termination/antitermination protein NusG translates to MAHKWYGVHTYSGFENKVRLSLAERIKNLEMEEFFGEILIPCETVVELKKGEKKTSSRKFFPGYILVNMELNDDTWHVVKETAKVTGFVGGNNPFPIPDDEVNKITKRMEEGAEKPRPKVLFEVGETVRVIDGPFLNFSGVVEDVKPDKGKLKVMVSIFGRATPVELEFMQVEKQ
- the rplK gene encoding 50S ribosomal protein L11, with protein sequence MAKKITGYIKLQVPAGKANPSPPIGPALGQHGVNIMEFCKAFNAKTQADEGTITPVVITVYADRSFTFITKTPPAPVLIKKALGLQSGSATPNKTKVGKLTKEQVREIATKKMPDLNAASLEAAMKTIEGTARSMGVEIA
- the rplA gene encoding 50S ribosomal protein L1 produces the protein MSMSKKLKEARAKVDRTKTYPLTDGLELVKGAAYAKFDETVDLVVKLGVDPRHADQMVRGAVVLPNGLGKDVRVLVFAKGEKEKEAREAGADFVGADDLVAKIQEGWFEFDTAIATPDMMGVVGKIGKLLGPRGLMPNPKVGTVTFDLARAIKESKSGKVEFRVEKAGIVHAPVGKVSFSAETLRQNVVALVEALQKAKPAAAKGTYMKKVAVSSTMGPGVTIDLADISAILK
- the rplJ gene encoding 50S ribosomal protein L10 — translated: MNKENKQELVAEMHDKLLKAQAVFLADFRGMNVGQATELRNELRKANAEYKVVKNTLLEIASKGTDKEGLSQYYAGPTAIALCYDDPVAAAKVLSRFNKENTNPFTLKAGVLTGKTINVAEIQALADLPSREVLIAKMLGSMQAPASNFVRVLAAVPGGFVRALEQIRIQKAA
- the rplL gene encoding 50S ribosomal protein L7/L12 — protein: MAITKEEVISFIENMSVLELAGLVKELEEKFGVSAAAPVAVAAAGPAAGPAEAAEEKTEFDVILKSAGANKIGVIKVVRGLTSLGLKEAKDLVDGAPQPVKTGISKEEAADAQKQLVEAGAEVEVK